A DNA window from Anastrepha ludens isolate Willacy chromosome 6, idAnaLude1.1, whole genome shotgun sequence contains the following coding sequences:
- the LOC128867767 gene encoding UDP-glycosyltransferase UGT4 — MSKQLYRVVFLPIILLLLHQFSWLPLAVDAAKILGLFAHPSEGHFSVMQSLMLELAKRDHNVTIYSSHRLNERVENLKEIVVEPEFPFWKQLLEVTNSEAGGLLKLSQLDEAAMQKSLATVGAAAVDYFLSHTAVTKLLNLPVKEFDYDLVIVDLFYTEALLAVGHFYGKPTIGIVSTNFENYMQRVLEQMVPTACSPNDYETYQPELGYWQRLTVIRNCLSRRKQFVKANWGAQEQLIRKHFAHFEGANVLSIATLQAELAMLLLNSHIPLMTPRPLLANTIAAGGMHIRPPRELPWPIRRFLDESRAGVIYMNLGNEQLCADIPQHTLQLLLNTLGKLKERVVWTCHDHAKLKDLPANIMVQHAVAQADILAHPHVRTFLMNGDLLSLQDGLVRHVPMIGMPIFRNEVHNMALAVRLGVAIQLSHDNLTEVSLNWALQALKEDHTYPLTIRQVASAFRDRPLGAVETCMYWMDYVLRHHGGAQLKTLGIGMPSSQLHLFDLFIYYFTVALLIVGVLVGGFYGALVVLRKREIEKMYSKLM; from the exons TCAAAGCAACTATACCGTGTCGTTTTCCtgccaattattttgctgttgctgcatcAGTTTTCATGGTTACCACTAGCAGTGGATGCGGCTAAAATTCTTGGCTTGTTTGCACATCCTAGTGAAGGCCATTTCAGCGTAATGCAAAGTTTAATGTTGGAGTTGGCCAAGAGAGATCATAAT gtGACGATTTACAGCAGTCATCGACTCAATGAGCGTGTGGAAAATTTAAAGGAAATAGTTGTGGAACCGGAATTTCCATTTTGGaagcaat TGTTAGAAGTCACTAACAGCGAGGCAGGTGGTCTCCTGAAACTGAGTCAACTAGACGAGGCAGCAATGCAAAAGTCACTGGCCACTGTGGGCGCCGCTGCCGTCGATTATTTTCTGTCGCACACAGCCGTAACTAAATTACTTAATTTACCTGTCAAAGAATTCGATTATGACTTGGTGATTGTCGATTTATTCTACACCGAAGCATTACTAGCAGTGGGACATTTCTACGGAAAACCCACAATTGGTATTGTGAGCACCAATTTCGAGAATTATATGCAACGCGTGCTGGAGCAAATGGTGCCCACCGCCTGTTCGCCCAACGATTACGAAACATACCAACCGGAGCTGGGCTATTGGCAACGCCTGACAGTCATACGCAACTGCTTGTCACGCCGCAAGCAATTTGTGAAGGCCAACTGGGGTGCGCAGGAACAACTAATACGAAAACATTTTGCGCATTTTGAAG GTGCGAATGTACTTAGCATCGCTACGCTGCAGGCGGAACTGGCCATGCTGCTGCTCAACAGTCACATCCCACTGATGACACCACGACCACTGCTGGCGAACACAATCGCTGCCGGCGGCATGCACATACGACCGCCACGCGAATTGCCCTGGCCCATACGCCGCTTTCTAGATGAGTCGCGTGCTGGCGTCATCTACATGAATTTAGGCAATGAACAACTCTGCGCAGATATACCGCAACACACACTGCAATTGCTGCTCAACACATTGGGCAAACTGAAAGAGCGCGTGGTGTGGACATGTCATGATCATGCGAAGTTGAAGGATTTACCTGCCAACATAATGGTGCAACATGCCGTGGCACAAGCCGACATATTGGCGCATCCACATGTGCGCACATTTCTCATGAATGGTGATTTGCTTAGCCTGCAGGATGGCTTAGTACGGCATGTGCCCATGATTGGTATGCCCATATTCCGCAACGAAGTGCACAATATGGCGTTGGCAGTGCGCCTGGGTGTAGCCATTCAACTAAGTCATGATAACCTAACGGAGGTGTCACTTAATTGGGCGCTGCAGGCGCTAAAAGAAGACCACACATATCCATTGACGATACGTCAGGTTGCTAGTGCTTTTCGTGATCGGCCGCTGGGCGCTGTGGAGACGTGCATGTACTGGATGGACTATGTGTTGCGTCATCATGGTGGTGCACAGTTGAAAACTCTTGGTATTGGCATGCCATCCAGCCAGTTGCATCTCTTCgacttgtttatttattattttacggtGGCATTGTTAATCGTTGGAGTGCTAGTGGGTGGCTTCTACGGAGCCTTGGTAGTGCTGAGGAAGCGTGAAATAGAAAAGATGTACTCGAAGCTGATGTAA
- the LOC128867577 gene encoding uncharacterized protein LOC128867577 — MHLSAKMLPTITFSTVWLLAAICRAEQKTTTDCSKLPKSIAPQSCCRFPEPFQNPILNECYNLHSDIGQCFVECLFNRSGICRQGKCSYQRAIDYLEREIALQQSAFKDIYKRAFKKCIAKANDVLGNIVKRFSRHGCHPLPEIIRFCVRNEMFTSCPKSYWNDKVAGCSKKRDFIRNCIKDN, encoded by the exons atgcatttgaGCGCAAAAATGTTACCTACAATTACTTTTTCTACTGTGTGGCTATTGGCTGCAATT TGTCGCGCAGAACAAAAGACCACAACGGATTGTTCTAAGTTACCTAAATCAATT gcGCCTCAAAGTTGCTGTCGCTTTCCGGAACCATTTCAGAATCCAATTTTGAATGAGTGCTACAATCTTCATAGTGACATTGGGCAG TGCTTCGTCGAATGCCTCTTCAACAGATCGGGCATTTGTCGTCAGGGTAAATGCAGCTACCAACGAGCCATCGATTACCTCGAGCGCGAAATTGCTCTGCAGCAATCAGCTTTTAAAGACATTTACAAGCGCGCATTCAAGAAGTGCATTGCGAAAG CTAATGATGTACTCGGAAACATAGTGAAACGTTTCAGTCGCCATGGATGTCATCCTTTACCGGAAATCATCCGGTTTTGCGTGCGTAATGAAATGTTTACCTCGTGTCCAAAAAGCTACTGGAATGATAAAGTGGCGGGATGCAGTAAGAAACGGGACTTCATACGAAATTGCATAAAAGACAATTAG